In Brevibacillus brevis, a genomic segment contains:
- the istB gene encoding IS21-like element helper ATPase IstB, which produces MREELAKVCKTLHLAHVMETYEQVPFEDRESFLLGVLRMEIQQREETKLKRLIKKAAFPQLKTLEDYAFEAVTLPETCTKEGLIDLRFLERKENVLMLGKVGTGKTHLATALGVEACRRGYAVRFFRVPDLVALLQEKHANGALMRFQKELADCELLILDEVGFVPFHQTGAELLFHVISACYERNSVIVTSNLEFGQWNTVFGDTRLTAALVDRLVHHAHILAFTGESYRLRHALSSMKSS; this is translated from the coding sequence ATGAGAGAAGAGCTGGCAAAGGTGTGCAAAACTTTGCATTTGGCGCATGTGATGGAAACCTATGAACAGGTGCCGTTTGAAGATCGGGAGAGCTTCTTGCTGGGAGTCTTGCGGATGGAGATTCAACAGCGGGAGGAGACAAAGCTGAAGCGACTGATAAAGAAAGCCGCGTTTCCCCAACTGAAGACACTGGAAGATTACGCTTTTGAGGCAGTCACCTTACCGGAAACATGTACAAAGGAGGGATTGATCGACCTACGTTTTTTGGAGCGCAAGGAAAATGTGCTGATGCTGGGAAAAGTGGGCACGGGGAAGACCCATCTGGCAACAGCGCTTGGCGTAGAGGCGTGCCGAAGGGGATATGCCGTTCGATTCTTCCGTGTTCCCGATCTGGTTGCGCTCTTGCAGGAAAAACACGCGAATGGGGCACTGATGCGGTTTCAAAAAGAACTGGCAGACTGTGAGTTGTTGATTTTGGACGAGGTTGGGTTTGTTCCCTTTCACCAAACGGGGGCTGAGCTGTTGTTTCATGTTATCTCGGCCTGCTATGAGAGAAACAGTGTGATTGTGACGTCGAATTTGGAGTTTGGGCAGTGGAATACGGTGTTTGGAGATACGCGATTGACGGCAGCCCTTGTGGATCGCCTCGTCCACCACGCCCATATTCTGGCGTTTACCGGAGAAAGCTACCGACTGCGCCATGCTCTATCCAGCATGAAGTCTTCCTAA
- a CDS encoding MoxR family ATPase, with the protein MNPIKVEHTHPAVAKLIDNIQKVLIGKRSVIELMVSAVLANGHVLLEDVPGVGKTMLVRALAKSIGGVFKRIQFTPDLLPTDVTGVAIFNQKSLEFEFRQGPLFANVILADEINRTSPKTQSSLLEAMEERSVTVDGVTYRLEDPFFVMATQNPLEYEGTFPLPEAQLDRFLMQLSLGYPSVEEEMRMLSRFSDENPLEQLEPVMTAAELKQLQQQAAAVKVSEGVKEYIVRLCHRTREHHHVYLGVSPRGALALYRAVQALAFVRGRDYVIPDDVKELVPVTFAHRMIVKPEARLEGATVDRVLTVILSETRVPVS; encoded by the coding sequence ATGAACCCGATAAAAGTGGAACATACGCATCCTGCAGTAGCGAAGCTGATTGACAATATACAAAAAGTGCTGATCGGAAAGCGTTCAGTCATCGAGCTGATGGTATCGGCCGTGCTGGCCAATGGGCACGTGCTTTTGGAGGATGTGCCTGGCGTGGGGAAAACGATGCTGGTGCGGGCGCTTGCGAAATCCATTGGCGGTGTCTTCAAACGCATTCAATTTACGCCGGATTTGCTGCCGACCGATGTCACCGGGGTGGCGATCTTCAACCAAAAGAGTCTCGAATTCGAGTTTCGTCAAGGACCGCTGTTTGCGAACGTCATCTTGGCGGATGAAATCAACCGGACGTCTCCGAAAACGCAGTCCTCGCTGCTGGAGGCCATGGAGGAGCGTTCTGTGACGGTGGATGGCGTCACGTATCGGCTGGAGGATCCGTTTTTTGTGATGGCGACGCAAAATCCGCTGGAATACGAAGGGACATTCCCGCTGCCGGAGGCGCAGCTGGACCGCTTTTTGATGCAGTTGAGCCTGGGCTATCCGAGTGTGGAGGAAGAAATGCGCATGCTGTCCCGCTTTTCGGATGAGAATCCGCTGGAACAGCTGGAGCCGGTAATGACCGCAGCCGAGCTCAAGCAGCTCCAGCAGCAGGCGGCAGCCGTCAAAGTGTCCGAAGGGGTCAAAGAGTATATCGTACGGCTCTGCCACCGGACGCGGGAGCATCACCATGTTTACCTAGGGGTGAGTCCGCGTGGAGCGCTCGCTCTCTATCGGGCTGTCCAGGCGCTGGCTTTCGTCCGCGGACGGGATTATGTCATTCCGGATGACGTCAAGGAGCTGGTCCCGGTCACATTCGCCCACCGGATGATTGTGAAGCCGGAAGCACGCCTGGAAGGAGCGACCGTTGATCGGGTGCTGACGGTGATTTTGTCGGAAACCCGTGTCCCGGTGAG